The stretch of DNA GTCGCCCGCGTTGCGCGTGGCGTTGTCCATCGCGTTCATGCGCGAGCCCTGCTCCGAAGCCGCGTTTTCGAGCAGCGCACGGAAGATCTGGATCGCGACGTTGCGCGGCAGCAGGTCGGCGAGGATCGCTTCCTCGTCCGGCTCGTATTCGGTGACCGCCTCGGCGGGTGCGTTGGGCTTGGCCTCGGCACCGGGGATCGTCGAGATCGGCACGGGGACGATCTGGATCCCGGTCGGGATCTGCACCAGCGCCGACACGAACTTCGAATAGAACAGATGCGCGACGTCGAACTGGCCTTCGCCGAAGCGCTTGATCAGGTCCTCGGAGATTTCCTGCGCGTCGCTGAACGCGAGCTTCTTGATCTGTGCCATCTCGTGGTCGGCGAGGATGTCGTTCGGGAAGAAACGCTTGATCACGCGCCCCTTCTTGCCCGCGACATAGAATTTCACGGTCTTGCCCGCCGCGATCAGCTCCTCGGCCTTGCGACGCGCCGCACGGACGATGTTGGTGTTGAACGCACCCGCAAGGCCACGCTCCGACGTCGCGATGACGATCAGATGGACCTGGTCCTTGCCGGTGCCGGCCAGCAGCGGCGATGCGCCCGGCGCGATGCCGACGCGGCCGGCGAGGCTCGCCATCACCGCTTCGAGACGCTCGGCGTACGGACGCCCGGCAACCGCCGCGTCCTGCGCACGGCGCAGTTTCGCAGCGGCGACCATCTTCATCGCCTTGGTGATCTTCTGCGTCGACTTCACCGAGCCGATGCGGATCTTGAGGGCCTTAAGTGATGCCATCGTCTCTTCCTGCTCCCTCGCCCCTCCGGGGAGAGGGTTGGGGTGAGGGGCTGCCAAGGGCGGCACCTCGCGGTACTCCCCTCACCCCGACCCTCTCCCCGCAGGGGAGAGGGAGTTTACTTATGCAAACGTCTTGGCGAACGCCTCGAGCGCCGCCTTCAGCTTGTCCTTCGCCTCGTTACCCAAATCGCGGGTATCGCGGATCAGCTTCAGCACGTCGGCATGGTTCGCCCGCATGTCGGCCAGCAGCGCCTGCTCGTAGCGGGTCACGTCGGCGACCGGCACCTTGTCGAGATACCCGCTGGTGCCAGCGAAGATCGACACGGTCTGCTCTTCGAACGGCAGCGGCGAGAACTGCGCCTGCTTCAGCAGCTCGGTCAGGCGCGCGCCACGGTTGAGCAGCTTCTGCGTCGACGCATCGAGATCCGACCCGAACTGCGCGAACGCCGCCATCTCGCGGTACTGCGCCAGCTCGAGCTTGATCGAGCCCGACACCTTCTTCATCGCCTTGGTCTGGGCCGCTGAGCCGACGCGGCTCACCGACAGGCCGACGTTGATCGCCGGGCGCACGCCCGAGAAGAACAGGTCCGTCTCGAGGAAGATCTGGCCGTCGGTGATCGAGATCACGTTGGTCGGGATGTACGCCGAAACGTCGCCCGCCTGCGTCTCGATGATCGGCAGCGCGGTCAGCGAGCCGCCGCCGTTCGCGTCCGACATCTTGGCCGCACGCTCGAGCAGACGGCTGTGGAGATAGAACACGTCGCCCGGATACGCCTCACGGCCGGGAGGACGACGCAGCAACAGCGACATCTGGCGATAGGCGACCGCCTGCTTCGACAGATCGTCGTAGCAGATCAGCGCGTGCATGCCGCGATCGCGGAAATACTCGCCCATCGCAACGCCGGTATAGGGCGCGAGATACTGGAGCGGTGCGGGGTCCGACGCGGTCGCGGCGATGACGATGGTATATTCCATCGCGCCATTCTCTTCGAGCGTCTTGACGAGCTGCGCGACGGTCGAGCGCTTCTGGCCGATCGCGACATAGACGCAATACAGCTTCTTCGACTCGTCGTCGCCGGCGTTGGCGATCTTCTGGTTGATGAACGCGTCGATCGCGACGGCCGACTTGCCGGTCTGGCGATCGCCAATGATCAGCTCGCGCTGGCCACGGCCGACGGGGACGAGCGCGTCGATCGCCTTCAGGCCGGTCTGGACCGGCTCGCTGACCGACTGGCGCGGGATGATGCCCGGTGCCTTCACTTCGACGCGGCTGCGCTCGGTGGTGTGGATCGGGCCCTTGCCATCGATCGGGTTGCCGAGGCCATCGACCACGCGGCCGAGCAGCTCCTTGCCGATCGGCACGTCGACGATCGTGCCGGTGCGCTTGACGATGTCGCCTTCCTTGATCTCGGAATCGCTCCCGAAGATCACGACGCCGACGTTATCGGCCTCGAGGTTGAGCGCCATGCCCTGCACGCCGTTCGAGAATTCGACCATCTCGCCGGCCTGGACGTTGTCGAGGCCGAAGATGCGCGCGATGCCGTCGCCGACGCTCAGCACCTGGCCGGTCTCGCTGACCTGTGCCTCGGTGCCGAAATTGGCGATCTGATCCTTGATGATCTTCGAGATTTCTGCGGCGCGAATATCCATGGTCAGCCTTTCATCGCCTGCGCGAGCGTGTTCAAACGGGTCTTGATCGACGAATCGATCATCTGGCTGCCGACGCGGACGACGAGTCCGCCCAGCAGCGATGGGTCGACGCTGAGGTCGACGGAAACGTCACGGCCGACGCGCTGGCGGAGCTGCTGCTTCAGCTCGATCACCTGCTCGTCGCTCAGCGGATGCGCGGAGGTCACTTCGGCCGCGATCTCGCCGCGATGCTGCGCAGCAAGCGTGCGGAACGCCTTGATGATCTTGGGCAGCGCGCCCAGCCGGTGGTTCTCGGCGAGGACGCCGAGGAAGCTCTTGGTGGTCGCATCGACGCCGAGCGCGTCGGCGACGGCGAGGACGGCCTTCACCGCCGCGCCGCGCGACACCATCGGGCTGGTGGTCAGAGTACGGAAATCCTCCGACTGCGCCAATGCGTCGCGCACGTTCGCCAGGCTCGACTCGACAGCATCGATCGACTTCGCGTCACGTGCGAGTTCGAACAGGGCCAGCGCATAACGCCCGCCCAAGCTCGCCTGAATACCGCCGCCGGCGTTACCGGGAATTGTCTCCACGGACCTGTCAATCCTCGCCTGAAACCGAAAATGTTGCTGTCCCATGGGGGAAGAGGGCGCGAAAGCACCTCTTCATGGGACGCGGCGCGGGTAGCATCGGGTTCGGCGATTGGCAACCCGGCGGGAGCGTCGGGGCGGTCGGTTTGTGACTGTTTTGTCATTGGCAGATGGTTGGAAGGCCCCACCTCAGCCTCTTCGTCATCCCCGCGCAGGCGGGGATCCATAGCCTTCGGACCCAGCGCTTTCATCGCACGGCCTGTCACTATGGGTTCCCGCCTCCGCGGGAATGACGATAATGATCGGAACAGGATCACACGACGAGGAATGAGAATGACCGGCACGATGGAAACGATGACCATGTCCGACGGCGCGACCGTCGCGGTCTATCATGCGCAACCGACTGGCGAGCGCCGCGGCGGGCTCGTCCTGGTGCAGGAGATCTTCGGCGTCACCGACCATATCCGCGACCTGTGCGACGAATACGCCGCCGACGGGTACGAGGTGCTGGCGCCCGCGCTGTTCGATCGCGAGCATCCCGGGTTCGAGGCGGACTATTCGGGCGACGGCCTGGCGCGCGGGATCGAACTCGCACGGCAACTTCACCCGTTCGAGCTGTCGCTGAAGGACGTCCAGACCTGCATCGATACGCTCGCCCCGGCGGGCCCGGTGTTCGTGGTCGGCTATTGCTATGGCGGCTCGGTCGCGTGGTTCGCGTCGACCAAGCTGACCGGCGTTGCGGCGGCGAGCGGCTATTATGGCAGCATGATCCCGGCGACAGCGGACGAGGAACCCAAGGTTCCGGTGATCCTCCACTTCGGCCGCCACGACCACGGCATCCCGATGGAGGGCGTCGAACAGGTCATCGTCAAGGATTGGCCCAACGCGACGGTGTATGTCTACGAGGCCGGCCACGGGTTCAACTCGGACCGGCGGAAGGATTATCACGAGCCGAGCGCGGATCTGGCCAAGCAGCGCACGCTCGACCTGTTCCGCGCGCACGGGGGCTGAGTTACCCGGCTACCACCCCGGAGAAGGCCGGGCCCAATTGGGAAGGTAGTAATAACCGGGGGAAGCGCTCCGTTAGCGACGTCCCCCAATTGGGCCCCGGCCTTCGCCGGGGTGGGGCAGAGGGTGGCACGGCGGCCGTGCTATATGGGAGGGTCACCCCGTTCCCCCGCGGAGGCGGGGGTCCAGGAATCAGGCAGCGCGCCGCCCGTGGCTCCTGGATCCCCGCCTTCGCGGGGAAACAGGAGGTTGAGCCTCAAATCACTCCGCTGGGAAATCGGCGCCCAGGCTGGTCGCCTTGTGCGCCTCGATCTCCTTCAACCGACCGGCGATCTTCTCCACCACCGCATCATACCCCCAGCGCCCCAGCACCAGATGTCGCGGCGGGTTCGCATCCTCGGTCAGCGCGATCATCGCCTCGCCCGCGCGCACCGGATCGCCGGCTTGAGTCCCGCTGATCTCGCGCGTGCTGTCGAGCCGTTTGCCCGCGGTCTCCGCATACTCCGCGATCGACACCGGCGTCTGCTTGAGCGAACGCCCGGCCCAGTCGGTGCGGAACGGCCCCGGCTCGACACATGTCACGGCGATCCCAAGCGGCGCGACCTCGGCGAGCACCGAGTCGGAGAACCCCTCCACCGCATGCTTGGACGCGGCATAATAGCCCGAGCCCGGAAACCCGACCAACCCCGCGACCGAGGTGATGTTGATGATATGCCCGCTCTTCTGCGCGCGCAGGATCGGCAAGACCGCGCGCGTCATCGCGAATAGGCCGAACACGTTCGCATCGAACTGCGCGCGGATCTCGGCGTCGTCGCCCTCCTCGACCGACGCCTGATAGCCATAGCCCGCATTGTTCACGAGCACGTCGATCCGCCCGAATTTGGCCTCGGCCTGCGCGACCGCCACCTCGATCTGCGCCTGATCGGTCACGTCGAGCGACACCGCAAGCGCACAGTCCTCCGCGCCGTCCGCTAGATCCGCGACGCGGGTCGCATCACGCGCGGTGACGACCGCGCGCCAGCCGCGTGCGATCACGAGCTTGGCGAGTTCGCGACCGAAGCCGGTCGAGCAGCCGGAGATGAACCAGACGGGGGTGTCGGAGGCCATGAGACATCTTTCGTTATGGGGTATGCGTAGAGGAACGGCCGGGCCGGCGATTGGCTCCCGCTTTGACAGCAAGCCACGGGATGCGCGGGGCGCGCGGCGCGCTATAACCGTCGCATGAGCACCGCCCCTGCCCTCGACGACGACACCGCATGGCGCGCGTTCGAGGCCCGCGATCGCGCGTGGGACGGCCGGTTTCTCGTCGGCGTGAAGACCACCGGCATCTACTGCAAGCCAAGCTGCCCCGCGCGTCACCCCAGGCGCGAGAATGTCACCTTCCACCCCGACCCGGCCAGCGCACGTGCCGCCGGGTTCCGCGCATGCCTGCGCTGCACCCCGGACACGGTCGGCCGCGACCGGATCGCCGTCGCCGCCGCCATCGCGCTGCTCGAAGCCGCCGAAGACCGGCTCTCGCTCGACGCGGTCGCGGCCAAGGTCGGCTACGCGCCGCACCATTTCCACCGCCTGTTCAAGCGCGCCACCGGCGTCACTCCTGCCGCCTACGCACGCGCGTTGCGTACCGGCCGCGCTGTGGACGCTCTATCGGAGGACTCGACCGTGACCGAAGCGATCTACGACGCCGGCTATTCCGCCCCGAGCCGCTTCTACGAGGCGGATGCCAAGCGGCTCGGCATGGCGCCCAGCGCGTGGGCGCGCGGCGGCGAAGGAGTCACGATCCGCTGGACCACCGCCGACACCAGCCTGGGCGCGCTGTTCGTCGCTGCCACCGCCAAGGGCCTGTGCCGCGTGTCGTTCGACGAGGACGCCGACGAACTCCGCCGCCGCTTCCCCAACGCGACGATCGAACCGGGCGATGCCGTGCTGGCCGAGCTGGCCGCGCACGTCGTCGCCGCCGTCGAATCCCCCGACCGCGATCAGGACCTGCCGCTCGACGTCCGCGGCACCGCGTTCCAGGAGGCGATCTGGCAGGCGCTGCGCACCATCCCGATCGGCGAGACGCGCACCTATAGCGAACTCGCCGCGCTCGCCGGCCGACCCACTGCGGTGCGCGCCGCCGGCACCGCGTGCGGCCAGAACCCGGTGTCGATCGTCATCCCCTGCCACCGCGCGCAACGGATCGGCGGGGCGCTCGGCGGCTATGCGTACGGGCTCGACCGCAAACGCGCGCTGCTCGCGACCGAAGCAGCTCAGCGCGCGGATTTGCAGGAATAGACGAGCTTTTCGTTCGGCAGCGGCGGCAGCACCGCGCGGATCGCCGCCTGCTGCCCGGCGAGCCGCGCCAGGGCCGCATCGTCCATGTTGCACACGTTCGGCACCACACCGCGCGCAGTCCGCGCCGCGGTCATCCCCGCCGCCGACAGCAGATAGCGCGTGTTGGAATAGACACGCGTCGCGGGGTCGAACGAGAGGACCGACACGGTCTGCTCGGCGTCGGGCACCAGCACGCGGTCGAACCGCCCGTTCGCACCGACATATTGCGTCTTGCCGTTCATGCAGCCTTTCACACCCCAGTCGATCGGCACGTCTTCGCTCGACGAGATGGTGATACGGCTGCGCTCCGGGATCAGCGTGCAGACGAGCTTGCCGAGCGCGGCATCGGGCGTGGATATCCGTGTCTTGGGCAGCGCGGACAGCGGCACGTCGACCTCTCCCGAAGGCCGGAGCACGAACACGACGATCGCCACCAGCACGCTCAGCCCACCGACCCCCAACGCCCAGATCGCCTGCCGCCGCTGCCCCCGCGATTCGAGCAGCCCCGCGCTCCCGATCACGAGAGCGCCCGCGACCAACAACAGTCCGGCGATCGCCATCACGTTCTCGCGGCTGCGCGACGCCTCGGTCCGCGCCTTCTCCACCGCGACTTCGCGTGCCATCGCATCCTGCGTCGCCGCATCGCGCTTCGCCGACGCCGCGTCCGCGGTCGCCCGCGCATCCGCGTCGCTGTCCTGCCGCAACCGATCCTCGATCGAGGTGCAGCCCGTTCCGATCGACGCATAGGGCTGTTTCGCATCGTGCAGGAACCCTGCCAGCTCGGTATCCGCAATCGCGAACCCGAACGTCGAATCGCCTTCCTCGCCGCGGGTAATCGCCGAATTGACCCCGATCACGCGCCCGCACCGGTCGAGCAGCGGCCCGCCCGAATTGCCCCGTGCGATGCTCGCCGTGTGCAGCAGCACTTCGACACTGCTCAGCACGCGACGACCAGACAGCACGCCCTCGGACCGCACCGGCGTCATCGGCCGGATGTAATCCGCCGCCGATCGCGCGGTCGCCAAATCGACATTGCCGGGGAAGCCCAACGACACCACCGCATCGCCCTCGCTCATCGGCCCGGTATACAGTGCGCTCGGCGGCAGGCGCGCGCCGGTGAACTCGATCAGTGCCAGGTCGCGCTGCGAATCATACGCGATCACCTTGCCCTGGTACGATTTGGTGCCCTCGGTGGGCACGATCCCGACGACGATATTGTCGGGATAGCGCTCGGCGAGATCGACGACGTGCGCGTTGGTGACGATCCGGTTGGGCGCGATCGCAAAGCCGCTGCCATGGCCAAAGCCGACGACCTGATCGTCGACCACCGCGATCGTCACGACGCGCACCACGCCGCGCCCGGTGGCGGCGATGTCGTCGGCAGACGCGGAGCTCGCCAACCCGAAGGAGAGCGCGAGAAGGAGCAGCAGGCGGATCATGCACCAGCCTTCGGGGAGTTCGCGGCAACGATCAACCCTGACCATCGCGCCGCGCGACACCGGGCCATTCAAGCACCTATTTTGGTTAGCAAATTATCAAGCCTTCACGCCTAACCCGGTCGGCATTCATCCAGGGATACAGGCATGAGCGCATTCGGGCGTCGTAATGGCATCAGCGGGGGGCAGTCGGCCCGTCCCGCATTCGGCGTCGCGCGTCCGATGCAGGGAAGCTCGATGCCGGGCAGCAGTCCCGTCGCGCGCGCCGAACCCGAAGGCGGCGCGCAATTTCCGCCGATCGATTCGCTGCCGATGCCCGGCGAGACCGAGGGCTTCGGGTCCGGCATGATGGCCGCCACGCAGATGGACGCCATGCAGCGCCTCTCCGATCGCCAGAACGCCAGCGGCGAGGCCGGTAACAGCCGCGTCGAGGGGTTCGAACAGTCGATCCACAAGATCAAGGAACAGGTCCTCCCGCGCCTGCTCGAACGCGTCGATCCGGAAGCGGCGGCAACGCTCGACAAGGACGAACTGGCCGAGGAATTCCGCCCGATCATCGGCGAGGTGCTCGCCGAGCTGAAGCTGACGCTCAACCGCCGCGAACAGTTCGCGCTGGAAAAGGTGCTGGTCGACGAGCTGCTCGGGCTCGGGCCGCTTGAGGAATTGCTGGCGGATCCGAACATCACCGACATCATGGTGAACGGCCCCGACCAGACCTATGTCGAGCGCAAGGGCAAGCTCGAACTCGCGCCCATCCAGTTCCGCGACGAGGAGCATCTGTTCCAGATCGCGCAACGCATCGTCAATTCGGTCGGCCGCCGCGTCGACCAGACCTCGCCGCTCGCCGATGCGCGCCTGAAGGACGGCTCACGCGTCAACGTGATCGTCCCGCCGCTGTCGTTGCGCGGCACCGCGATCTCGATCCGTAAGTTTTCGGCGAAACCAATCACGCTCGACATGATGGCGGGGTTCGGCAGCATGAGCCCCAAGATGGCAACCGCGCTGAAGATCGCAGGCGCGTCACGCTTCAACGTCGTGATCTCGGGCGGTACCGGCTCGGGCAAGACGACGATGCTCAACGCGCTGTCGAAGATGATCGACCCCGGCGAGCGCGTGCTGACGATCGAGGATGCGGCCGAACTTCGCCTGCAACAGCCGCACTGGCTGCCGCTCGAAACGCGGCCGGCCAATCTCGAGGGCCAGGGCGAGATCAGCATCCGCGATCTCGTGAAGAACGCGCTGCGTATGCGGCCGGACCGGATCATCCTGGGCGAAATTCGTGGCTCCGAGTGTTTCGACATGCTCGCGGCCATGAACACGGGTCACGACGGCTCGATGTGCACGCTCCACGCCAACTCCCCGCGCGAGGCGCTCGCGCGCATGGAGAACATGGTGATGATGTCGGACATCAAGGTACCGAAGGAAGCCATCTCTCGGCAGATCGCGGACTCGGTCGAGCTGATCATCCAGGTCAAGC from Sphingomonas sp. HMP9 encodes:
- a CDS encoding F0F1 ATP synthase subunit gamma, which translates into the protein MASLKALKIRIGSVKSTQKITKAMKMVAAAKLRRAQDAAVAGRPYAERLEAVMASLAGRVGIAPGASPLLAGTGKDQVHLIVIATSERGLAGAFNTNIVRAARRKAEELIAAGKTVKFYVAGKKGRVIKRFFPNDILADHEMAQIKKLAFSDAQEISEDLIKRFGEGQFDVAHLFYSKFVSALVQIPTGIQIVPVPISTIPGAEAKPNAPAEAVTEYEPDEEAILADLLPRNVAIQIFRALLENAASEQGSRMNAMDNATRNAGDMITRLSIQYNRTRQAAITTELVEIISGAEALK
- the atpA gene encoding F0F1 ATP synthase subunit alpha; the protein is MDIRAAEISKIIKDQIANFGTEAQVSETGQVLSVGDGIARIFGLDNVQAGEMVEFSNGVQGMALNLEADNVGVVIFGSDSEIKEGDIVKRTGTIVDVPIGKELLGRVVDGLGNPIDGKGPIHTTERSRVEVKAPGIIPRQSVSEPVQTGLKAIDALVPVGRGQRELIIGDRQTGKSAVAIDAFINQKIANAGDDESKKLYCVYVAIGQKRSTVAQLVKTLEENGAMEYTIVIAATASDPAPLQYLAPYTGVAMGEYFRDRGMHALICYDDLSKQAVAYRQMSLLLRRPPGREAYPGDVFYLHSRLLERAAKMSDANGGGSLTALPIIETQAGDVSAYIPTNVISITDGQIFLETDLFFSGVRPAINVGLSVSRVGSAAQTKAMKKVSGSIKLELAQYREMAAFAQFGSDLDASTQKLLNRGARLTELLKQAQFSPLPFEEQTVSIFAGTSGYLDKVPVADVTRYEQALLADMRANHADVLKLIRDTRDLGNEAKDKLKAALEAFAKTFA
- a CDS encoding F0F1 ATP synthase subunit delta, coding for METIPGNAGGGIQASLGGRYALALFELARDAKSIDAVESSLANVRDALAQSEDFRTLTTSPMVSRGAAVKAVLAVADALGVDATTKSFLGVLAENHRLGALPKIIKAFRTLAAQHRGEIAAEVTSAHPLSDEQVIELKQQLRQRVGRDVSVDLSVDPSLLGGLVVRVGSQMIDSSIKTRLNTLAQAMKG
- a CDS encoding dienelactone hydrolase family protein, producing MTGTMETMTMSDGATVAVYHAQPTGERRGGLVLVQEIFGVTDHIRDLCDEYAADGYEVLAPALFDREHPGFEADYSGDGLARGIELARQLHPFELSLKDVQTCIDTLAPAGPVFVVGYCYGGSVAWFASTKLTGVAAASGYYGSMIPATADEEPKVPVILHFGRHDHGIPMEGVEQVIVKDWPNATVYVYEAGHGFNSDRRKDYHEPSADLAKQRTLDLFRAHGG
- a CDS encoding oxidoreductase, whose protein sequence is MASDTPVWFISGCSTGFGRELAKLVIARGWRAVVTARDATRVADLADGAEDCALAVSLDVTDQAQIEVAVAQAEAKFGRIDVLVNNAGYGYQASVEEGDDAEIRAQFDANVFGLFAMTRAVLPILRAQKSGHIINITSVAGLVGFPGSGYYAASKHAVEGFSDSVLAEVAPLGIAVTCVEPGPFRTDWAGRSLKQTPVSIAEYAETAGKRLDSTREISGTQAGDPVRAGEAMIALTEDANPPRHLVLGRWGYDAVVEKIAGRLKEIEAHKATSLGADFPAE
- the ada gene encoding bifunctional DNA-binding transcriptional regulator/O6-methylguanine-DNA methyltransferase Ada, with amino-acid sequence MSTAPALDDDTAWRAFEARDRAWDGRFLVGVKTTGIYCKPSCPARHPRRENVTFHPDPASARAAGFRACLRCTPDTVGRDRIAVAAAIALLEAAEDRLSLDAVAAKVGYAPHHFHRLFKRATGVTPAAYARALRTGRAVDALSEDSTVTEAIYDAGYSAPSRFYEADAKRLGMAPSAWARGGEGVTIRWTTADTSLGALFVAATAKGLCRVSFDEDADELRRRFPNATIEPGDAVLAELAAHVVAAVESPDRDQDLPLDVRGTAFQEAIWQALRTIPIGETRTYSELAALAGRPTAVRAAGTACGQNPVSIVIPCHRAQRIGGALGGYAYGLDRKRALLATEAAQRADLQE
- a CDS encoding S1C family serine protease yields the protein MIRLLLLLALSFGLASSASADDIAATGRGVVRVVTIAVVDDQVVGFGHGSGFAIAPNRIVTNAHVVDLAERYPDNIVVGIVPTEGTKSYQGKVIAYDSQRDLALIEFTGARLPPSALYTGPMSEGDAVVSLGFPGNVDLATARSAADYIRPMTPVRSEGVLSGRRVLSSVEVLLHTASIARGNSGGPLLDRCGRVIGVNSAITRGEEGDSTFGFAIADTELAGFLHDAKQPYASIGTGCTSIEDRLRQDSDADARATADAASAKRDAATQDAMAREVAVEKARTEASRSRENVMAIAGLLLVAGALVIGSAGLLESRGQRRQAIWALGVGGLSVLVAIVVFVLRPSGEVDVPLSALPKTRISTPDAALGKLVCTLIPERSRITISSSEDVPIDWGVKGCMNGKTQYVGANGRFDRVLVPDAEQTVSVLSFDPATRVYSNTRYLLSAAGMTAARTARGVVPNVCNMDDAALARLAGQQAAIRAVLPPLPNEKLVYSCKSAR
- a CDS encoding CpaF family protein, whose protein sequence is MSAFGRRNGISGGQSARPAFGVARPMQGSSMPGSSPVARAEPEGGAQFPPIDSLPMPGETEGFGSGMMAATQMDAMQRLSDRQNASGEAGNSRVEGFEQSIHKIKEQVLPRLLERVDPEAAATLDKDELAEEFRPIIGEVLAELKLTLNRREQFALEKVLVDELLGLGPLEELLADPNITDIMVNGPDQTYVERKGKLELAPIQFRDEEHLFQIAQRIVNSVGRRVDQTSPLADARLKDGSRVNVIVPPLSLRGTAISIRKFSAKPITLDMMAGFGSMSPKMATALKIAGASRFNVVISGGTGSGKTTMLNALSKMIDPGERVLTIEDAAELRLQQPHWLPLETRPANLEGQGEISIRDLVKNALRMRPDRIILGEIRGSECFDMLAAMNTGHDGSMCTLHANSPREALARMENMVMMSDIKVPKEAISRQIADSVELIIQVKRLRDGSRRVTNITEVIGMEGPVIVTQELFKFEYLDESADGKIVGEYRSMGLRPYTLEKAKQFGFDQAYLEACL